Proteins co-encoded in one Leishmania panamensis strain MHOM/PA/94/PSC-1 chromosome 22 sequence genomic window:
- a CDS encoding proteasome regulatory ATPase subunit 5, putative (TriTrypDB/GeneDB-style sysID: LpmP.22.0590), with the protein MPSAKEVSEARAYAQAQEEAAEKRKLQNISEAELNELDTLTNDQLRTRARNLHQETQTLRSFENRSKQELITLKRDVEMGKKRIKENNRLPYLVASIAEVLDLSDDEDEAEELAVGRKKPERKQKSAVVKTTNRYTVFLPVAGLVDAERLSPEDLVGVNKDTFLVLDKLPPDYDSRVKAMEIDEKPKEKYTDVGGLDKQINELIEAVVMPITHKEQFEKIGIQPPKGVLLYGSPGTGKTMLARACAAATDACILRLAGPQLVQMFIGDGARIVRDAFALAKKKAPSIIFIDELDAVGSKRSDEGKHGSREVQRTMLELLSQLDGFGSSDDVKVIAATNRIDVLDPALLRSGRLDRKVEFPMPDEEARASILEIHSRRMNLDKDVNFKELARCTDDMNGAQLKAVCVEAGMLALRHDRTYVAHEDFVEGVAAVQARKKTNLNYYA; encoded by the coding sequence ATGCCGTCCGCGAAGGAAGTATCGGAGGCGCGCGCCtacgcgcaggcgcaggaggaggctgccgagAAGCGGAAGCTACAGAACATCAGCGAGGCAGAGCTGAATGAGCTGGACACCCTCACGAACGACCagctgcgcacgcgtgcCCGCAACCTGCACCAGGAGACACAGACGCTCCGCAGCTTCGAGAACCGATCCAAGCAGGAGTTGATCACCCTCAAGCGGGACGTGGAGATGGGGAAGAAGCGTATCAAGGAGAACAACCGCCTGCCTTACCTCGTCGCGAGCATCGCCGAGGTGCTCGACTTaagcgacgacgaggacgaggccGAGGAGCTGGCGGTCGGCCGCAAGAAACCTGAGCGGAAGCAGAAGAGTGCTGTGGTGAAGACGACGAATCGCTACACTGTGTTTTTGCCCGTGGCCGGCCTCGTCGACGCGGAGAGGCTGTCGCCGGAGGATCTTGTAGGAGTGAACAAGGACACGTTTCTAGTGCTCGACAAGCTGCCGCCAGACTATGACAGCCGTGTCAAGGCTATGGAGATCGATGAAAAGCCCAAGGAGAAATACACAGATGTTGGTGGGCTGGACAAGCAAATCAACGAGCTAATTGAAGCTGTGGTGATGCCCATTACACACAAGGAGCAGTTCGAGAAGATCGGCATCCAGCCTCCAAAGGGTGTACTGCTGTACGGGTCGCCCGGCACAGGCAAGACGATGCtggcgcgtgcctgtgcggcggcgacagatGCGTGCATCCTGCGCCTTGCCGGGCCACAGCTCGTGCAGATGTTCATCGGCGACGGTGCCCGCATTGTGCGCGATGCGTTTGCCctggcgaagaagaaggcgccgtCCATTATCTTCATCGATGAACTCGATGCCGTCGGCTCGAAGCGATCGGACGAGGGCAAGCACGGCAGCCGTGAGGTACAGCGCACCATGCTGGAATTGCTCTCCCAGTTGGATGgcttcggcagcagcgacgatgtGAAGGTGATTGCCGCCACTAATCGTATTGATGTACTTGacccagcgctgctgcgcagtggGCGTCTGGACCGAAAGGTGGAGTTTCCGATGCCGGACGAGGAAGCACGCGCCAGCATTTTGGAGATTCATTCGCGCCGCATGAATCTCGACAAGGACGTGAATTTCAAGGAGCTTGCCCGATGTACTGATGACATGAATGGTGCGCAGCTCAAGGCTGTGTGCGTCGAGGCAGGCATGCTGGCTCTGCGCCATGATCGCACTTATGTGGCCCACGAGGACTTCGTTGAGGGTGTGGCCGCAGTGCAGGCGCGCAAGAAGACAAACCTCAACTACTACGCCTAA
- a CDS encoding N-acetyltransferase, putative (TriTrypDB/GeneDB-style sysID: LpmP.22.0570): MINEHVCLISDGVLLVPYLAPFVPRYHEWMCDSGLLAATESEPLSFDEERENQVSWLQSTDKMTFILLAPVKVHRDDASATECRRLSNDAEEQQQMTDGTGARLVRLRGSVPPLAEVFGSTSLSPVSSLAPFCRSGGGVLYPGSIVTAADHACVVGEFHPQQNLPSSSGEAIPLLKRYAPSQMKELFNNEAISSASQQEGTCTRAEEALRRALVHPYVMIGDCNLFLLEEDDDGTDEVASGISALDRSSPCGQPQSCRSPQSLAKSSSDNTPPTPVSSMAPSRTFEVEVMVADTAFRRRGLAEAAVRMIMQYAVAVCGATRFVAKILDKNVGSIALFTKRLQFVPFKEVKVFHEVHFARSLITEMERRAWELECRRSSCRHGASNTTSLHARTAEHGSCSGAVPGGSRGAEKLEEEPPSASPPHLPQTESEIGHTYWCAPLDDALASSIRVFTQTP; encoded by the coding sequence ATGATCAATGAACATGTCTGTCTGATCAGTGAtggggtgctgctggtgccctACCTGGCGCCATTTGTGCCACGTTACCATGAATGGATGTGCGACTCGGGGCTTCTCGCGGCCACCGAGAGCGAGCCTTTGTCTTTCGACGAGGAGCGGGAGAACCAAGTGTCGTGGCTGCAATCGACAGACAAGATGACGTTCATCTTGCTGGCACCGGTAAAGGTGCATCGTGATGACGCCTCTGCCACCGAATGCCGCCGTCTTTCTAACGAtgcagaagagcagcagcaaatgACGGACGGCACCGGTGCTCGGCTCGTGCGCTTGCGTGGAAGTGTGCCGCCACTCGCAGAAGTGTTTGGGTCAACGTCTTTGTCACccgtctcctctctcgcgccgTTTTGCCGCTCAGGAGGTGGGGTGTTGTACCCGGGCAGTATCGTCACTGCCGCGGATCACGCTTGCGTCGTGGGGGAGTTCCATCCACAGCAAAACTTACCGAGCTCCTCCGGTGAAGCGATCCCGCTGTTGAAGCGGTACGCCCCCTCCCAGATGAAAGAGCTCTTTAACAACGAAGCGATCTCATCAGCATCACAGCAGGAAGGGACCTGCACAAGagctgaggaggcgctgcgccgtgcGCTGGTGCACCCGTATGTCATGATCGGCGATTGCAATCTTTTCTTGCTTGAAGAGGATGATGACGGCACCGATGAAGTTGCTAGCGGGATTTCTGCACTTGACCGGTCGAGCCCCTGCGGACAGCCGCAGAGCTGTCGATCCCCGCAGTCTCTTGCGAAATCGTCGAGTGACAACACGCCACCTACTCCGGTGTCCTCCATGGCACCCTCGCGTACGTTCGAGGTCGAGGTGATGGTGGCTGACACGGCGTTCCGGCGTCGCGGGTTGGCGGAGGCAGCCGTGCGCATGATCATGCAGTacgccgtcgctgtctgCGGTGCAACCCGCTTCGTGGCCAAGATCCTTGACAAGAACGTTGGCAGCATTGCACTTTTCACAAAGCGCCTCCAGTTTGTGCCGTTTAAGGAGGTTAAGGTGTTCCACGAGGTCCATTTTGCCCGTTCGCTCATCACAGAGATGGAGCGCCGTGCGTGGGAGCTGGAGTGCCGGCGCAGTAGCTGCAGACACGGCGCATCTAACACCACTTCTTTGCACGCTCGAACGGCGGAGCACGGAAGTTGTTCAGGTGCTGTGCCAGGCGGCTCAAGAGGAGCTgagaagctggaggaggagccacCGTCCGCGTCACCACCGCATTTGCCGCAGACCGAGTCGGAAATAGGCCACACGTACTGGTGCGCACCGCTGGACGACGCGTTGGCGTCTTCGATTCGAGTCTTCACGCAGACGCCATAA
- a CDS encoding proteasome regulatory ATPase subunit 1, putative (TriTrypDB/GeneDB-style sysID: LpmP.22.0540), with translation MSNGKGACQTKNTVRVKDDDKEEKEIIPLDKDDIALLNLYGSGPYHASIKELEEFVKSHVEELNKMGGMKESELGLAPAVQWDLNSDQKVLERENPLHVGRCERILNKGQDDARYVISIRDHAKYVVTIGERVAPEDIEESMRVGVIMGYSKIQIEIPLPPRIDRSVSMMQVEDKPDVTYADVGGVKEQIERIREVVELPITHPEKYTQLGIDPPKGVLLYGPPGTGKTLLAKAVANRTDATFIRVIGSELVQRYIGEGARMIREIFQLARTKKACIIFFDEVDAVGGSRGSGDGDDEIQRTMLEMVNQMDGFDSRGNIKVIMATNRPDTLDPALTRPGRMDRKLEIGLPDLEGRTNILRIHSRSLSCEKDVRFELIARLCPNTTGADLRSVCTEAGMFAIRARRKTINEKDFLDSVNKVVKGQHKFSATAKYMVYN, from the coding sequence ATGTCAAATGGAAAGGGTGCGTGTCAGACCAAGAACACGGTCCGCGTGAAGGATGACGacaaggaggaaaaggagatcATCCCACTGGACAAGGATGACATTGCGCTGCTCAATCTCTACGGTTCTGGTCCCTACCACGCGAGCATCAAGGAGCTCGAGGAGTTTGTGAAGTCGCacgtggaggagctgaacaAGATGGGCGGCATGAAGGAGAGTGAATTGGGTCTCGCGCCAGCTGTGCAGTGGGATCTGAACAGCGACCAGAAGGTCCTGGAGCGCGAAAACCCGCTGCACGTCGGCCGCTGCGAGCGCATCCTCAACAAGGGCCAAGACGACGCGCGGTATGTAATTAGTATCCGCGACCACGCCAAGTACGTCGTCACCATCGGCGAGCGTGTTGCACCAGAAGACATCGAGGAGTCCATGCGTGTTGGCGTTATCATGGGCTACAGTAAGATCCAGATCGAGAtcccactgccgccgcgcatTGACCGATCCGTGTCAATGATGCAGGTGGAGGACAAGCCCGATGTGACCTACGCCGACGTCGGCGGTGTTAAAGAGCAGATTGAGCGCATTcgcgaggtggtggagctgcccATCACGCACCCGGAGAAGTACACGCAGCTGGGCATTGATCCCCCGAAGGGTGTGCTGCTCTATGGTCCTCCGGGCACCGGcaagacgctgctggccaAGGCCGTAGCGAACCGCACGGATGCCACGTTCATTCGTGTAATTGGCTCCGAGCTCGTGCAACGATACATCGGCGAAGGCGCTCGCATGATTCGTGAGATCTTTCAGCTGGCGCGTACAAAGAAGGCGTGCATCATCTTTTTTGACGAGGTCGATGCCgtcggcggcagccgcggcagtggtgacggcgatgacgagATCCAGCGCACCATGCTGGAGATGGTGAATCAGATGGACGGCTTCGACTCGCGCGGCAACATCAAGGTAATCATGGCGACGAACCGGCCCGACACGCTAGACCCCGCCTTGACTCGACCAGGGCGCATGGATCGCAAGCTCGAGATTGGCCTGCCTGACTTGGAAGGCCGCACGAACATCCTCCGTATCCattcgcgctctctctcctgcgaAAAGGATGTGCGGTTTGAGTTGATTGCCCGACTGTGCCCAAACACCACGGGCGCTGATCTGCGCTCAGTTTGCACGGAGGCTGGCATGTTTGCCATCCGCGCCCGCCGCAAGACGATCAACGAGAAGGACTTCTTAGACTCGGTGAACAAGGTGGTAAAGGGCCAGCACAAGTTCAGTGCCACTGCCAAGTATATGGTGTACAACTGA
- a CDS encoding ubiquitin-conjugating enzyme-like protein (TriTrypDB/GeneDB-style sysID: LpmP.22.0580), with protein sequence MQAARLATRNTTGDGEDGPQRAPVDAPMTTAATVEQETAHPQQPVGEPMTTMEQPRFQSPSYEHLAARQSRNSAIADKMGGGQQLKDHTTAQRRLMQDYRTFQQNMAEGTNSDITALPVDGDFFHWHAVISGPCDTPWEGGLFKLDLIFGDDYPFSPPKVRFLTKGMFHPNVYVDGNICMDTLKGNWQSSLNLETLLISIQSLLSDPNPLSAANGAAARLLTENRSAYDEKIRALVEESLEQSFSVDGDSDDAAVNGEDV encoded by the coding sequence ATGCAAGCAGCTCGTCTCGCGACTCGGAATACCACCGGCGATGGCGAGGATGGACCGCAGCGTGCACCTGTCGACGCCCCGatgaccaccgccgcgacaGTCGAGCAAGAGACGGCTCACCCTCAACAGCCCGTAGGCGAgccgatgacgacgatggAGCAGCCTAGGTTTCAGTCGCCCTCTTACGAGCACCTGGCGGCCCGGCAGagccgcaacagcgccatCGCGGATAAGATGGGCGGCGGCCAGCAGCTAAAGGACCACACGACAGCCCAACGCCGTCTTATGCAGGATTACCGCACCTTCCAACAAAACATGGCTGAGGGCACCAACTCCGACATCACAGCGCTGCCTGTCGATGGTGACTTCTTCCACTGGCACGCCGTGATTTCGGGCCCGTGCGACACGCCGTGGGAGGGCGGCCTCTTCAAACTAGACCTCATCTTTGGCGACGACTACCCGTTCTCGCCGCCAAAGGTCCGCTTCCTCACCAAGGGCATGTTCCACCCCAATGTCTACGTCGACGGCAACATATGCATGGACACACTGAAGGGCAACTGGCAGTCATCCCTTAACCTAGAGACGCTGCTGATATCTATTCAGTCCCTCCTGTCAGACCCAAACCCACTTTCGGCCGCCaacggggcggcggcgcggctcCTGACAGAGAATCGCAGTGCCTACGATGAAAAGATACGCGCCTTAGTGGAGGAAAGCCTCGAGCAGAGCTTCTCTGTAGATGGCGATAGTGACGATGCAGCGGTGAATGGGGAAGACGTGTAG
- a CDS encoding kinesin, putative (TriTrypDB/GeneDB-style sysID: LpmP.22.0530): MTSSTQRANTVEVAVRVRPIRRDLHESKTAWRVDATTLAEIAQPDNTFTFDRVYDADATTTEVYERHVRSNIVARVAQGYNGTVFAYGQTGSGKSYTMFGDTAARSPGLIRLAVHDLFKTLAAEQQQKPYMHTEVFVSVLEIYNELLRDLLRAGDAGGSRVNNAPPAAHARGRASASLSTATMPLSASSPILSIRENEYGMFVHNALRTQVSSEQECTTVIYTHAASRVSAATAMNEHSSRSHCVIRILVERSYYIEDALSEVDEEEDEDDSLSMQEEEEDDDGRASSTQTGRSGTSNTGSKEARRVGATTGQKTAKHKKKVISTLNMVDLAGSERVAKSGATGLRMIEGGHINKSLTTLATVIDRLASEVSHLHAGGAMPFIPYRDSRLTHLLKSAIGGNSFTVVLCCITPAIESSAESRSTLQFASRAKRIKNRVRVNEVANARTRVRELEVALRRAKKLLIAQTLYLWSKQLKIRNYETQLSDAGQTGAVLREFTPATYGPTLLMNQQQQQSMIIAQLTSQNDALQEEIRELKARLELVHESGDRGDGGETSANTGAGALAELASLRQSLQSTQQLLKEREANLKATQASLDELDDLCRELEGENKSQADKIKTLAQRNSEAEELMSAVEEEHGALQQEVTLLRSQLHQSQARLLEKHHGEDYVAELNKLHVEHQSLQYSYNQLKEKADREKTGLMQRLSRLTEHKHALEDELDEANDRGGIINSYLWRLLSAAAQATQGKPLQIKYPETTVRDSQVTEAVRSLTSLAMTLNCKHDDSTTAGESMHQLHRRIHVLEGQLLAKDAQRDVIIDAKLKRIQSLVLRLYRVNIALVEEMQQCFHDNELLFEIAMKTSKTQKKVERAGLTARSLEAALNRARFAQPPHKPLYHN; the protein is encoded by the coding sequence ATGACCTCTTCTACTCAGAGGGCGAACACCGTTGAAGTGGCCGTCCGTGTCCGCCCCATCCGCCGTGATCTTCACGAGTCGAAGACTGCCTGGCGTGTCGATGCGACAACCCTCGCTGAGATTGCCCAGCCAGATAACACCTTCACTTTTGATCGCGTCTACGATGCCgacgcgacgacgacggaggTGTACGAGCGCCATGTGCGCAGCAACATCGTAGCGCGGGTGGCGCAGGGGTATAACGGCACTGTGTTTGCCTACGGCCAGACTGGGAGCGGCAAGTCCTACACCATGTTCGGTGACACTGCGGCCCGCTCGCCTGGGCTGATCCGCCTTGCTGTTCATGACCTCTTCAAGACTCTCGCTGCGgaacaacagcagaagccatacatgcacacagaGGTGTTTGTATCTGTGCTGGAGATCTACAACGAGCTTCTGCGAGACCTTCTTCGAGCCGGTGACGCCGGTGGCAGCCGTGTCAACAATGCACCACCTGCCGCTCATGCTCGAGGACGTGCGTCTGCGTCGTTGTCAACGGCGACGATGCCTCTCTCAGCATCGTCGCCGATACTCAGCATTCGTGAAAATGAGTACGGCATGTTCGTGCACAATGCCCTGCGCACGCAGGTCTCGTCAGAGCAGGAATGTACCACCGTCATCTACACCCATGCGGCATCCCGGGTgtcggcggcgacggcgatgaaCGAGCActccagccgctcccattgtGTGATACGCATCTTGGTGGAGCGCTCGTATTACATCGAGGATGCGCTCTCCGAGgtagacgaggaggaagacgaagatgACAGCCTCTCTatgcaagaggaggaggaggacgatgacGGACGCGCCTCTTCCACGCAGACGGGTAGAAGCGGCACGAGCAACACGGGAAGTAAAGAGGCACGGCGCGTTGGAGCAACGACAGGGCAGAAGACTGCGaagcacaagaagaaggTCATCTCGACGCTGAACATGGTCGACCTGGCGGGATCGGAACGAGTGGCGAAGTCAGGCGCGACGGGGCTGCGTATGATCGAAGGTGGCCACATCAACAAGTCCCTCACCACCCTAGCCACTGTCATAGATCGGCTGGCAAGCGAAGTGAGTCATCTGCACGCCGGCGGTGCCATGCCCTTCATCCCCTACCGGGACTCGCGGCTGACTCATCTACTGAAGAGCGCCATCGGAGGCAACTCGTTCACGGTCGTGCTGTGCTGTATCACCCCCGCTATCGAGAGCTCCGCCGAGTCGCGCAGTACCCTGCAGTTTGCCTCTCGCGCCAAGCGCATAAAGAATAGGGTGCGTGTAAACGAGGTGGCTAACGCGCGGACGCGCGTGCGGGAGCTCGAGGTGGCGCTGAGGCGTGCAAAAAAGCTCCTCATCGCCCAGACGCTTTACTTGTGGAGTAAGCAGCTAAAGATACGCAACTACGAGACGCAGCTGTCTGATGCCGGGCAAACCGGTGCGGTGCTGAGGGAGTTCACGCCGGCTACCTATGGCCCGACTCTGTTGATgaaccagcagcagcagcaatccATGATCATAGCACAACTGACTTCACAGAACGACGCACTGCAGGAAGAGATCCGTGAGCTCAAGGCCCGGTTAGAGCTTGTGCACGAGAGTGGCGAccgtggtgatggcggcgagACGTCAGCAAACACTGGCGCAGGCGCCCTTGCCGAGCTTGCATCTTTGCGGCAGTCACTGCAGTCCACTCAGCAACTCCTGAAAGAGCGTGAGGCGAATCTGAAGGCGACGCAGGCATCTCTCGACGAGCTGGATGATCTTTGTCGGGAGCTGGAAGGGGAAAACAAGTCCCAAGCGGATAAGATCAAGACGCTTGCTCAGCGTAACAGCGAAGCCGAGGAGCTCATGAGCGctgtggaggaagagcacggcgcgctgcagcaggaggtgaCGCTACTACGCTCGCAGCTTCATCAAAGTCaggcgcggctgctggagaaACACCACGGCGAGGACTACGTCGCCGAGCTCAACAAGTTGCACGTGGAGCATCAAAGCCTGCAGTATTCCTACAATCAGCTCAAGGAAAAGGCGGACCGCGAGAAAACGGGGCTTATGCAGCGCTTGAGCCGTTTAACCGAGCACAAACATGCTCTGGAAGATGAGCTCGACGAGGCCAACGACCGCGGAGGCATCATAAACTCATACCTCTGGCGTCTACtgagcgccgcagcgcaggcaACACAGGGGAAACCGCTGCAGATCAAATATCCAGAGACCACCGTGCGCGACTCTCAGGTGACCGAGGCAGTGCGGTCTCTCACCAGCTTGGCGATGACGCTGAACTGCAAGCACGATGACAGCACCACAGCTGGCGAGAGCATGCATCAGCTTCACAGACGCATACACGTGCTCGAGGGGCAGCTCCTCGCAAAGGACGCACAGAGGGACGTGATTATCGACGCAAAGTTAAAGCGCATTCAGAGTCTGGTGCTACGCCTGTACAGGGTCAATATTGCCCTGGTagaggagatgcagcagtgCTTCCACGACAACGAGCTTCTCTTCGAGATCGCCATGAAGACGTCCAAGACTCAGAAGAAGGTGGAAAGGGCGGGGCTGACAGCGCGGTCGCTGGAGGCTGCACTCAACCGGGCCCGTTTTGCACAGCCTCCGCATAAGCCCCTTTACCACAACTGA
- a CDS encoding hypothetical protein (TriTrypDB/GeneDB-style sysID: LpmP.22.0560) gives MNASSLLPSPHTTVAGASPIASVASADTTTGAAASPTVPVLQHGVSRKRHRVRVNYFLVGDLVWVRPAKLPYWPAEVIDCDEAANRVRARLIVPPPAAVLAANLTEEQRKHREQRKREEVRAIKMYKRGSEPASPTATGNEASSAHGQPAACTLGVDRDTRSASCGAAAVLPEPQSDVVTASGQVVYFFDKLRTTEELDACLESRLQRSTHDVALYESAFTQAVLQANRLTRISLSPEKLQPYEVCAVGIVHSLMRAQIEAPRQPNTGTFEPQTGLIRLRTGLENAARDLAGFEFIWVLFQFSFAAPMASGEGQEMVRKFREAREAGASPDAGPVSPAPVSASDTVPKTEPTADGDGNVCCYGDAEALITSTLSFFRQRQGFDRAAGFKTMIIPPRDEEWRGVFATRSPHRPNFIGLSCVRLVAVHGLNIHIADHDLLHGTPVLDIKPYLPFCDAHPDARAGWVDALDASGNGKGDHKYDRQAKQVHRATLE, from the coding sequence ATGAACGCCTCTTCATTGTTGCCGTCTCCCCACACAACTGTGGCCGGTGCCTCTCCGATAGCCTCAGTGGCCTCGGCTGATACGACAAccggtgctgcagcctccCCTACCGTGCCAGTTCTCCAGCATGGTGTCTCAAGGaagcgccaccgcgtgcggGTCAACTACTTCCTGGTCGGCGAtttggtgtgggtgcgtccTGCGAAGCTGCCGTACTGGCCGGCAGAGGTCATTGATTGCGACGAGGCAGCAAACCGCGTACGGGCCCGCTTGATTGTACCGCCTCCTGCGGCCGTGCTCGCGGCAAATCTtacagaggagcagcggaagcACCGGGAGCAGCGGAAGCGCGAAGAGGTGCGGGCCATCAAGATGTacaagagggggagcgagcCAGCATCTCCGACTGCGACAGGAAACGAGGCGTCGAGCGCCCACGGTCAGCCAGCAGCGTGTACACTTGGAGTGGATAGAGACACGCGGTCTgccagctgcggcgccgccgcagtgcTGCCTGAGCCGCAATCAGATGTGGTCACAGCCAGTGGGCAGGTGGTGTACTTCTTTGACAAATTACGCACAACGGAGGAGCTGGACGCCTGCTTGGAGAGTCGTCTGCAACGCAGCACGCACGACGTAGCCCTTTATGAGAGCGCCTTCACTCAAGCTGTCCTGCAGGCAAACCGGCTCACCCGCATTTCTCTCAGCCCGGAGAAGCTGCAACCCTACGAGGTATGTGCCGTGGGCATTGTACACAGCCTGATGCGGGCTCAAATAGAGGCACCGCGCCAGCCGAACACAGGGACGTTCGAGCCGCAAACAGGGCTTATTCGCCTCCGCACTGGGTTGGAGAACGCTGCGCGGGACTTGGCAGGCTTTGAGTTCATCTGGGTACTCTTCCAGTTCTCATTTGCTGCCCCGATGGCCTCTGGGGAGGGGCAAGAGATGGTACGCAAGTTTCGTGAAGCCAGGGAAGCCGGTGCATCGCCTGACGCGGGCCCTGTGTCGCCGGCGCCGGTTTCAGCTTCCGATACGGTACCAAAGACAGAGCCAACGGCGGATGGGGACGGCAATGTTTGCTGTtacggcgacgccgaggcGCTGATTACATCgacgctctccttttttcgtCAACGACAGGGATTTGATAGAGCTGCCGGCTTCAAGACGATGATCATTCCTCCGCGTGATGAGGAGTGGCGCGGTGTCTTCGCCACGCGTAGTCCGCACCGGCCCAACTTCATTGGTCTgtcgtgtgtgcgcctcgtGGCCGTGCATGGCCTGAACATCCACATCGCCGACCACGATTTACTGCACGGTACGCCGGTGCTCGACATCAAGCCGTACTTGCCCTTCTGCGACGCCCACCCAGACGCGCGTGCGGGGTGGGTCGATGCCCTGGACGCCAGTGGCAACGGGAAGGGCGATCACAAGTACGATAGGCAGGCAAAGCAGGTCCATCGAGCGACGCTCGAGTGa
- a CDS encoding rer1 family-like protein (TriTrypDB/GeneDB-style sysID: LpmP.22.0550), with translation MPPSHDLLGPSIDHSFLRKARVTYKHYLDVSVPHRGLRWCFFAFLAILYVARVVTFGGFYVITYGLCIHLLYLLLLLITPLSDPDEGEGTSLPTTHAHDDEYRPFMPKVQEFVVWKQMFTVVAVCLFLTMFSFLDIPVFWPILVLYFLVLFATQVGGRVRHMIKHGYVPWNTGKPKFVPKNTS, from the coding sequence ATGCCGCCATCTCACGACCTCCTTGGGCCGAGCATCGATCACTCCTTTCTGCGCAAGGCACGTGTCACCTACAAGCACTACCTCGATGTCTCTGTGCCTCACCGTGGGCTACGATGGtgtttcttcgccttcttaGCAATCCTGTACGTGGCCCGCGTAGTCACTTTCGGTGGGTTCTACGTGATCACCTATGGCCTGTGTATTCACTTGCTCTACTTGCTCCTGCTGCTAATCACTCCACTGTCAGATCCGGATGAGGGCGAAGGCACATCACTGCCGACGACCCACGCGCACGACGATGAGTACCGCCCGTTCATGCCTAAGGTGCAGGAGTTTGTGGTATGGAAGCAAATGTTCACGGTGGTGGCCGTGTGTCTCTTCCTGACAATGTTTTCCTTCCTCGACATCCCCGTCTTTTGGCCGATTCTCGTGCTTTACTTCCTCGTGCTGTTTGCCACGCAGGTCGGCGGGCGGGTGCGGCACATGATCAAGCACGGCTATGTGCCCTGGAACACCGGCAAGCCCAAGTTTGTGCCCAAGAACACTTCGTGA